Proteins encoded by one window of Deinococcus metalli:
- a CDS encoding antitoxin VbhA family protein, whose product MTTTQNSDLLAVANAAVEERKARVERARIVKHARRSSAMEGMPLTPQEQQWLEQYVQGKKTTAQLREEVLSQYPNRKV is encoded by the coding sequence ATGACCACAACCCAGAACAGCGACCTGCTGGCCGTGGCAAACGCGGCTGTGGAAGAGCGCAAGGCCCGCGTGGAACGTGCCCGGATCGTCAAGCATGCCCGCCGCAGCAGCGCCATGGAGGGCATGCCCCTGACTCCTCAGGAACAGCAGTGGCTTGAGCAGTACGTGCAGGGCAAGAAGACGACCGCCCAGCTCCGCGAAGAGGTGTTGAGCCAGTATCCCAACCGCAAGGTTTAA
- a CDS encoding ParA family protein, with product MKIISVASEKGGVGKSTSAVTLAAHFAGRGRALLVDADERLRSAWNWTTKKEDYAGWGFEVQLYSAFMEQKNPGEGYDFIILDTKGGEGAGELVALARNSSLLIIPTKPDGVSADGLVATLQPLLEKGVTNYRVLLTDVPPAPNADGLDMRLELDTAGIPLFGHSIRHAVAVSKAAREGICVRDVRGDRYAKLVWMDYELVSREVLNHVK from the coding sequence ATGAAAATAATCAGTGTGGCTTCTGAGAAGGGAGGCGTGGGCAAGAGCACGTCAGCCGTGACCCTCGCGGCCCACTTCGCCGGTCGTGGCCGCGCCCTGCTGGTGGACGCGGACGAGCGCCTGCGCTCAGCCTGGAACTGGACGACCAAGAAGGAGGACTACGCAGGTTGGGGTTTCGAGGTGCAGCTCTACAGCGCCTTCATGGAGCAGAAGAACCCAGGGGAGGGGTATGACTTCATCATCCTGGACACCAAGGGTGGTGAGGGCGCAGGCGAGCTGGTGGCCCTGGCCCGCAATTCCTCGCTCCTGATCATCCCCACCAAACCCGATGGCGTCTCGGCCGACGGCCTGGTGGCCACCCTCCAGCCGCTGCTGGAGAAGGGCGTGACCAACTACCGGGTACTCCTCACCGACGTGCCCCCCGCCCCCAACGCGGACGGCCTGGACATGCGGCTGGAGCTGGACACCGCCGGGATTCCGCTGTTCGGTCACTCCATCCGGCACGCCGTGGCGGTCAGCAAGGCGGCGCGCGAGGGTATCTGCGTCCGCGACGTCCGCGGCGACCGGTACGCCAAGCTGGTGTGGATGGATTACGAACTGGTGTCACGCGAGGTGCTGAACCATGTCAAGTAA
- a CDS encoding Fic/DOC family protein, which translates to MKNLLGIDDAGELVVAERRLTTLRALELRDGTAPITTRGEFDADHLRAIHQHLFQDVFEWAGTTRGDPLILEGQSFQQPPTLIKGMTEFGAPGRVNAELDRLFSQLGQDDHLRNLSREAFSDRAADLFGQLNQIHAFREGNGRTQREFMTQLGERAGHAIQFQAVTQQRMTLASFDASQGDPSTMRRLFAEITDPDRARFLERGLETLQARYGDQVDRLYLTTATPGREYAGQLHLKAGEHVILRGSEEIVVGQSRDLPRGVQPGAHVEMKASSFPTLVQEQQQQQGLEM; encoded by the coding sequence ATGAAAAACCTCCTCGGCATCGACGATGCCGGGGAACTTGTTGTGGCCGAACGGAGGCTCACGACCCTCCGTGCCCTAGAACTGCGAGACGGCACGGCACCGATAACCACCCGTGGCGAGTTTGATGCCGATCACCTGCGTGCCATCCACCAGCATCTTTTTCAGGACGTGTTTGAGTGGGCGGGCACCACACGCGGCGACCCGCTGATTCTGGAAGGTCAGAGCTTCCAGCAGCCACCCACCCTGATCAAAGGTATGACCGAGTTTGGGGCCCCAGGTCGGGTGAATGCTGAGCTTGACCGCCTGTTCTCGCAGCTTGGCCAGGACGATCACTTACGGAACTTGAGCCGGGAGGCGTTCAGCGACCGCGCCGCTGACCTGTTCGGGCAGCTCAACCAGATTCACGCCTTCCGTGAGGGCAACGGGCGGACGCAGCGCGAGTTCATGACCCAACTCGGCGAGCGGGCCGGGCATGCTATCCAGTTCCAGGCGGTGACGCAGCAGCGCATGACCCTGGCCAGTTTCGACGCCTCACAGGGCGACCCCAGCACCATGCGCCGCCTGTTCGCAGAGATCACAGATCCTGACCGTGCCCGGTTCCTGGAGCGCGGCCTGGAAACCCTGCAAGCGCGGTACGGCGATCAGGTGGATCGGCTGTATCTCACGACGGCCACACCGGGCCGGGAGTACGCGGGGCAACTGCACCTGAAAGCCGGGGAGCACGTCATCCTGCGGGGCAGTGAAGAGATCGTGGTGGGGCAGTCCCGGGATCTGCCGCGCGGAGTGCAACCCGGCGCGCACGTCGAGATGAAGGCCAGTTCCTTCCCTACGCTTGTGCAAGAGCAGCAGCAGCAGCAAGGGCTGGAGATGTGA